The DNA sequence TGAAATGCTGGACACCCGTAAAGCTTTAGCACTAAGTGGCACCAGTCAGCTCATTGGCCAGGCCATTGTGCCCAGGGGCGGAATTACCACCACTACAGTAAACGGAGTTCCCTTTCAGTCAGGACAAGCCATCATTGGCAGTAGCTCCAGTGGCGACGGGGCACTACCCTCACTGGATTTGGATGTTCTCAACAACACTCAGCCTGGCTTAATCCATGACCCGTATAATATCAGAGATCTGGCCGACAGCTTTCATCTTTCCTTTACTCAAACACCTATCCTGATTAAAGGAAAAGTGCTTGAATTGGAGCGCCAAAATTGGTCGGGGCCTATCGTACTGGAAGCCGATTCGCTGATTCGGATAGGGGGAAAAGCTCGCTTGAACGGGCTAATACTAAGGGCTCCCAGTATTGAAATAGACACCGGATTCACAGGGCAGCTACAAGCTATTGCCAGTCTTGAAATCACTCTTGGTACACAGGTATATCTCACGTATCCTTCCGTACTAGCGGTTCTACCCAAAAGTAGCTTTTCCAGACGGCAATCCGGTCGGCTTCGTATTGGAAAGGACTGTAAAATTGAAGGTACCCTCCTGGGCCTAAAAAACAACTCCAACGATGCCGATGACCAGCAATTGCTGGCTACCCTGCAACAAACAGAACTCCAAGGCAGGGTCATTTGGCAAGGAGGATTAGAGTTTTCCGGGCAGATTGCCGGAAGCGTTTACTGTGACAACTTTTTTTACCGGGGCAATAGTGGACAATTCTTTTTTAATTATCTGGTTAACGGGCGTATTGACGCTCCTTCTCGTTCCGAGCACTGGGTGGAACCAATGATCTGGAATACCGGTAATAAAGCTGTAGCACAATGGCTAGACTAAAAGGATCATCACTCATAGAGGCTACCACTGCTTTAGCTATCCTGACCATCGCGCTAGGAACAGCCTGGTTTTGTTTTGGACAATTACTGACCAATAATCGTACCCTACAGGAGTTCCACGCTGCGCTCTTACTAAGGCAACGCGCCACACAAATAGAGCAGGAAGATTTATGGTATGCCTCCAGTTGGGATACCTTGGGGTACAACATCACCCAAACCGTAGAACCCCTGAACAACGACCAAAGCCTCTATAAATTGATGCTCCGTTGTGAGACCCCCGACCAGCGTATCTTTTATTACGAAACCCTTAAAAAACGGGCGGAATGAAAAGATTAGCCGGATTTACCCTCTTGGAAATGATGGTCGTTTTAACCCTTACCGCAGTGATTGTTTCGCTGTCCTTTTCCGGTTTGCGCCTCATCCAATTACAATTTGATCAGTTCAAGGATCAACAGGCAAAAGTTGAAGATGCCCGACGAAGTGTTACTTTATTGAAATGGGATTTCGCTCGCAGTCAATACATTGTCCGACAAGGAGCTTCGCTGACTTTTCTTAACCAGCAGGACAGTATCAGGTACACGTTTTTGCCTTCGCTGCTGATTCGACAAAACGGAATGCAACACCAGGATAGTTTTACCGTAAACTTAATAATACAGGCATCTTCCTTTGATCAACAGCAGGGAGAGGGGCTAATTGACCAAGTGAGAATGGTGGTTGGACTCACTGATTTTGCAAAAACCGTCAACCTGAATAAAACGTATAGCGCTTACGATCTGATACTATGGGAAAATGAGCATTGACTTAAAACAATTAAAACAGCAAAAAAATCCGGGTGGCCAAGTCGCAGGCAAGGCTACAAATACGGCCCAATCCGGTAGCTGGTCGGACATTCTTAATCGGGATATTCAGTTATTCGGAGGAGGGCTTAATTGGCAACACAAAGAGGCTTTATTTTCGGAATTAGCCGTCCTGCTTCGTGCCGGGCTGGATATTCGCTCCGCCCTGGAACTCATTCAAGCCAATGAGCCTAAGGAGAAAATTCGCAATATTTTTGCCAGTGTCTACCAAACATTAATCGATGGAGCCAGCCTCGCAGCGGCGATGGAACAAACCCAACAGTTTTCCACTTACGAATTGTCCAGTATCCGTATTGCCGAAGAAAGTGGCAAGTTGTTGCCGGTTTTAGAACGGCTGGCAACTCATTTTGCCAAAAACATCCAATTGCGGCGATTATTGTTGAGTGCGCTTTCCTATCCGATTTTAGTGTTGGTTGTTGCGGGCTTCTCTTTACTTTTTTTGCTCAACTTTTTGGTCCCCCTTTTCGGTGACATCTACGCCAGACTCAATCAGGAACTGCCAGGAATTACTCAGTTTATTATCGATTTTTCGGAACAACTCAATCAATCGCTGCCTTATCTAATCGTTGGTACAGTGGTTTTGGTTGTGATTGGATTTTACTTTCGCAAAGCAGATGTCGTCAAGCGAACTGGCGCAGCACTGATGATTCGTTTACCCTTGTTTGGGCCGTTGATTCGAAAAGTATACCTGAGTAGATTCAATCATGGACTTAGCTTCTTGTTATCTTCCAGTGTTCCGCTTACCCAGGCATTGGAATTGGTTGGTGCCATGGTGGCTTTTCATCCGATCAGCAGTAAATTGGCAGGTGTGCAACAGCAAATTTTACATGGGAATGCCTTGTACCAAAGTTTAAAGGAAGTATCGATCGTACCGGACCGGATGCTCGCACTGATCAAAATTGGAGAAGAAACCAATCATTTGCCACAGATGCTGGAAAAAATTGCAGAGCAGTACGATGAAGAGGTAGAGCAAAAAACCAAATTACTAGGCAGCCTACTGGAGCCTTTGTTGATCGTTTTCCTGGCAATCACGGTAGGTATCGTTTTAGTCTCTATGTATTTGCCGATTTTCAAATTAGTCACCAATTTTGGATTATAAGCTTATGAATTATTTAAGTCAATATACATCTCAGCAACGTTGGTGGATTACCGTGAGCGGTCTGGTGCTACTGGCATTAGCGTCCTATTTTTTAAGCATTCGCAAGACCCTAAAGCTAAAAAGTGAGTTAACGGAAAAATCAATCCAGTTACAAAACATTGATGATGCCCCTCATGTCATTGCCAAATTAGAGCAGCAGCTTCAGGTAAACGATCAACAATTTCTTCAAGGCCCCTACAACAGGAATAATTTATTTGCGAAAGTGAGCACTTTTTGTACAGAACATCAACTGAATTTACTAGAATTCGGGGAAGACCAACGCTGGCAACAAGAGCAACTAAACTTCATCACCAGTCCCATTCGAATTGCGGGTTCGTATCATGACATTCTGAGATTGATGTACTATTTGGAGCATCAAGAACATCTCGGCTACCTGGTACACTGCAATCTGGCCTTGGTGGAAAAAAGCAGGCGCTCCCGACAAAAAGAATTACAAGCAGAACTGCATCTGCAAAATATTGAAATCGAAAATTAATGCGCTATGAAATACCTCTTTCTGATCTTACTGACCACTTGTTTATTCTGGCATTGTTCAGATGTTATCATTCCTGACATTTCAGACGAGCAAGTGTTGCTTCGGGCTCCACAGGATGGGGGCCAACTGATTGGCTCAACGGTTACCTTAAGCTGGGAATACCTCCCTGATGCTATTGATTACCAGATAGAAATAGCAACCCCGGATTTTGAAAATATTCAGACACTGGTGATCGACAGCATAACCACAGCCCGCAATCTAACCGTAATGCTCACACCTGGAAATTATGAATGGAGGGTAGTCGCTTTTAACGAAGCGTATGCTTCCGCCTGTTGCCAGGAATGGAGTTTTCAGTTGCAAAGTAACGCGAGTGCTGATCTCAGTTTGCAAACGGTATCTCTGCTTCTTCCCTCCGACAATGCGAGCGTTGGAGATGGTAATGTTTATTGGGAATGGTTGCCACTCGCAGCAGCTACCAACTATCGCTTTCAGCTCAGCACAAATGCTGACTTCAGCACGCTGATCCAGGATAGCCTACTCCCCAACACCTCAATTTCCTTAGACGACTTTGAGGAAAACCAATACTACTGGCGGGTTCGTGCAGAAAGTGAAATTTCAAATAGTTTCACCAATTACAGTACTCGAAATTTCACCATCGACTTAACGCCTCCTCCATCACCCGTCCTGAACTTACCAATTGAAAATGACACCCTGCTCTTCAGTGCCCAAAGCCCCGACTTTAGTTGGCAGAGCAGTAATGACAGCCAACGCGATACCCTCTATATTTTTGCCGACAGTTTCCTGGATAGTCTCTTTTTCAAAAAGGTCAGTCTTATGGGCAATACTGACTTAGACGATCAGAGCATGAACTTTGCACCTGGCGACTATTACTGGCTATTACGTTCAGTGGATGCCGCTGGTAACCTTTCCGATCTATCTGCAAGTCGAAAATTCATTGTGGAATGAAGAATTCAAAGCCGATACAGTATTTACTCTTCACTTTAGTAGCCATCATCTGGGGAGCAATTGTTTACCAGGTGTGGGCTTATTTGGGCAAAGATGAAGATCAGCCACTTTACACCAACCGGGATTACTCACCAGCAGAAGCAGTGTTAGTGCCGGACACCTTCTCCCTGTCCTTAGCTTATCCCGATCCATTTACGGGTAAAACCTCCACCAGAAGTGCTAAGTCAGGTCAGAGAACAGTACCCGCTTCTACAAAGAAAAACCCATCTTCCTCTACTCCCTCCATTTTGGAGGAGCAACCCAAAGTGATCTCCCCACCAAAACTGATCTATCAAGGCTATTCCATCAATAACAGCGAAGTTACGCGTGTTCGCTTACAGCTCAATGGCAAAGGCATCACCTATCGCTTGGACGAGGAAAAAGAAGGAATTCGAGTGGTGGCAATGAGTAGAGATTCCGTAGTCATCCTAAAAGAAGGTGACTCTTTTGTTTTTTATCGAAAAGGTCAGTGAAATAAGATTGCAAGAAATACGCATTCTGACCCGCCAACTTCGCACTATCCAAATTGCTCCTCCTAAGATAGATCTCTAAGGTCTTAATACTATCCCAGCCGCCAAGGTCAGCAATCGTTTTGACGCTGAATTGGCCGCTGAGGTGGAGGTTAGTGGAGGCGCTTCGGCGGGCGATGTGCATTGCCTGATAGTCTATCAAAAAAGCTAACCAGAGGATGTTCTTTGACCTCATGATGAGCTCGACAGGGTTCGGGATAAGTCGGCATAGACCCTAAAACGAGTAGGCTCACCGAACCCCTACGTTGCTGTTAGACTGAAGCGGGTCGGAACTATGGAAGAATTTTCCCTAACCGTTTCATTGACATATTATCGTGTACCAGTTCAATGACGATAACAATAGCATCTGTTTCACCATCGAGCAGACTTTTGCGCGATCAGGTCATCTACTTCCATGTAGTTACCTTTTTTCACATCTTCAACAATAGCCTCAAAGACATCGTCCGCTTCGCTGGCAAGAAGTGGTTCATTAGTGCCAACGTTATAACCAATCACTTCCTCACTGTCATCTTGCTGATCGTAAGTCTGTAACAAAGCATGCACAGCTGCCAAAAAGCGTTCATCTATCCGATCCAGGATTTGGTGGCTTTCTTTGCGCATGTCAGTGGTACTCATAATCTTTGGTATTGTTTCTGCTTCCATAAAGTTAACGGTTTTTATGATGAAAAAATTCATTTCAACGGGTGATATTTCGTAATAGCCGATTTAGCTCATCCTCCCGATTACTTTGATACTGCTCCGTGCTACCCTCCAGTCGATGGTCGGCGAATTGATATTCTCACAAAAAATACTCACTCCGCCCCGCCAACTTCGCGCTATCCAAATTGCTACTCCTTAGATAGATTTGTAAGGTCTTGATACTATCCCAACCGCCAAGGTCAGCGATCGTTTTGACGCTGAACTGGCCGCTGAGGTGGAGGTTGGTGGCGGCACTCCGGCGGGCGGTGTGCATGGTGACAAAGGCGCTTTTGGGGGCCGAGCGATTACCTTCCTGGACGACTTCGTTGAGGCCCGCGAGGGAGACGGCGGTTTTGATGTTGCGGTTGGCCTGGGGGTTGCTGCCCCAGCTGAAGTCGAAGTTGTGCTTTTCGAGGAGGTCGAGGGCGCGTTGCTTGACGGGGATGGTGGCCTCTTTGTTGGTCTTTTCGCTGCGGTATTTGAAGTAGAGCCGGTCGTCGATGCGGTGGAGGTTGAGTTTGGAGATTTGCACCAGATCGGAGAAGCGCATGATGAAGTGGTAGGCCACCAGCCAGCGGTCGAGCTCTTTCTCCAGGAAGGGGCGATCACTGAGGTCGAAGTTTTCGAGTTTGTGGATTTCGGCTTCGGTGAGGAAGATTTTCTGGCTATCGCCAACGCGGTGACGACGGAATCCGGTTTCCTGGTGGGTGCGGTTGTTGTGGAGGCCGCGTTCCAGGCCCATGTTCATGACCCTTTTAAGGATCTTCACGTGCTTATTGATGCCCGGCAGACCACAATCGCAGTGTGAGGAGAGAAAGGTCGTGAACTCGTTGTAAAAGGCCAGGTCCATGGTTTCCAGCTCGGCTTCGATGCCGTAGCTGCTTTTAAACTGCTCCAGGCGGGTGAGGCACGATTGGTAATTCTTCAGGGTGCCTTTAGAAAGCGGCAACAGGCCTGACTTCCCTTCCTGGATGATAGTCCCGATAAAGTCAATCAGATTCGTTGTCTTGCCCTCCTTGAAGAGGTTAGACCACTTGCCACCATCGAGGAAGTGTTTCTCGATGTCGAGGCGCAGGCGGTTGATCTTGGCGTTGTAGCGCGTGGACAGGGGATGATTTTTGCGGACCACTCCCCTACTGT is a window from the Lewinella sp. LCG006 genome containing:
- a CDS encoding Tfp pilus assembly protein FimT/FimU; its protein translation is MARLKGSSLIEATTALAILTIALGTAWFCFGQLLTNNRTLQEFHAALLLRQRATQIEQEDLWYASSWDTLGYNITQTVEPLNNDQSLYKLMLRCETPDQRIFYYETLKKRAE
- a CDS encoding type II secretion system protein J gives rise to the protein MKRLAGFTLLEMMVVLTLTAVIVSLSFSGLRLIQLQFDQFKDQQAKVEDARRSVTLLKWDFARSQYIVRQGASLTFLNQQDSIRYTFLPSLLIRQNGMQHQDSFTVNLIIQASSFDQQQGEGLIDQVRMVVGLTDFAKTVNLNKTYSAYDLILWENEH
- a CDS encoding type II secretion system F family protein, which codes for MSIDLKQLKQQKNPGGQVAGKATNTAQSGSWSDILNRDIQLFGGGLNWQHKEALFSELAVLLRAGLDIRSALELIQANEPKEKIRNIFASVYQTLIDGASLAAAMEQTQQFSTYELSSIRIAEESGKLLPVLERLATHFAKNIQLRRLLLSALSYPILVLVVAGFSLLFLLNFLVPLFGDIYARLNQELPGITQFIIDFSEQLNQSLPYLIVGTVVLVVIGFYFRKADVVKRTGAALMIRLPLFGPLIRKVYLSRFNHGLSFLLSSSVPLTQALELVGAMVAFHPISSKLAGVQQQILHGNALYQSLKEVSIVPDRMLALIKIGEETNHLPQMLEKIAEQYDEEVEQKTKLLGSLLEPLLIVFLAITVGIVLVSMYLPIFKLVTNFGL
- a CDS encoding tyrosine-type recombinase/integrase produces the protein MNFRNLLWTYAPRRDGSCDIKLYISHLGKKKYLSTGLKVKPEQWDDSRGVVRKNHPLSTRYNAKINRLRLDIEKHFLDGGKWSNLFKEGKTTNLIDFIGTIIQEGKSGLLPLSKGTLKNYQSCLTRLEQFKSSYGIEAELETMDLAFYNEFTTFLSSHCDCGLPGINKHVKILKRVMNMGLERGLHNNRTHQETGFRRHRVGDSQKIFLTEAEIHKLENFDLSDRPFLEKELDRWLVAYHFIMRFSDLVQISKLNLHRIDDRLYFKYRSEKTNKEATIPVKQRALDLLEKHNFDFSWGSNPQANRNIKTAVSLAGLNEVVQEGNRSAPKSAFVTMHTARRSAATNLHLSGQFSVKTIADLGGWDSIKTLQIYLRSSNLDSAKLAGRSEYFL